The genomic region AACTTAAGgagaaaactaaaaaagaaaaacaCAAGGCAATAAAGACATAAAAGAAATAGGATAGAAAAGAAAAATAGGGAAGGCAACAAGTCCTTGTTTTGTTGAGGTAAAATGGGGCTCAAGTGTATTTAAGACACAACACTTACCTTACAATTTACCTAAAATATATTTAACTAGTAACTTATTTACCTCAAATTCAAGTAATCGCAAATACATTTAAGTATGCGGTCTTGGCATGCTTGGTACTACATAAGATAATATTACATATGACTTGCCAACATAATCCAAGAGGCTTATGAAGTTTACGATGATGATTATTTTTTTGGGAAGTTATTTGAGGAGctcttatattttataattttagagCTCTCATCATATTCTTAAAATGGCAATTGATATCATGGGTGTTTGTGGGTACACCTCTCTATTCAATATAGGTGTCTACCCTTTTTAGCATGTTAATGGATTCATATGATTATCCTAAGGTAGTTTGAGGTAGGAATCACCTACCATGTACATATATTAAGTGGGTGGTTTTGTTATGTCTATTTTGGTTTCAGTTTTTATATGTTTTTCATTGCATGCAACATTTTTGTTTGTTCAAGCTTCTTTGCCTTGTCATATCAAGTGTTAAATCTCAAGACTCTATAGCAAAATAGTTAAAGCACTGGTCTCATTGTCTAAGATCTTGGGTTCATCCTACACCCTTTGTAGTCACTGCCTCCAATCAAATCTAGACATTTGCCTCACTTTCGAAGTTGacaatttttaatgtttttgtgtCAAATTGATTTTGAACGATTTTTTTAACTTGTTTTAGtcttggaaaataaagattctcttTCAAGGATGTGCATCAGAAATAGATGGAAGGTCGAAATTATGATCTTGGAACAGAATGTGTAATAGAGATTGTAATGAAGAAAATTTGATAATGTAAATTGATATCATGCAGGTAGAGAAAAGCAATCTAACAAACACATACCTTAGTATATAATAAAACAGCTGTAAAAAAATTTCAACCACATAACAGAAGTGAAGAGCAACCTACAAACAGATATACTCAATATAATCTTCTTTCAAAGGTATTCTAATCTAGAAGAACAAAAGATAGGATACAGATAATAATACTGAGATTAATAATAAAGATCATTAGCACTTGAGTGAAATATGATATATTCATAATGGATCTCTGGTCTCAGACTGTGGCTTCAAAAGTTCCGCCTTGTTGTTTTCATTGGCAATAAATGCTGCAGTAGTAGCCCCATTGAGTTGTGCCTGCAGAATGGCATTTTCTGCCTGCAATTTGAGAAGCTGTTGATTGGCAATAGATGTACAAGTAAGAGCCCCATCGAGCTGTGCCTGGAGAATGGCCTTCTCTGCCTGCAATTTGGTAAGCTGTTGATGGAGGTTCCAAACAATTCCAGCACACCCATACACAGGATCTCTATGCCTGGCCTTGGCTTCATACACCATGCTGTTCACTGCATCTGCTCTCATCTCCATTGCAATTCCTTCCAGCATTTTAATGATATTACTTGCTCCAAATACTCTATGAGCCTCTATATATCGCTGTGGCTCATTTGGAGGAAAGAATGGAGCCAGCACGCAGCTTTCTGTACATCTTCTTCTCAGCAGTTTGCATGATGCgcatggagatgatgatgatgatgatgggtgTTCCATTTTATCCGCCATTTTCGAACGCTCAAATGTCTAGCGCAATGAAATGTATAAGTCGAATAACTCCAAGTTAAAGGACACAGCTCGGTGCTTTATACTCCTCCGGTTGGTTCAAGGAGAAATTTCAATGGAggtctatattttttattttatttatgcaaaatTAGAGAAGGACCTTTTAAAAGAGGTTAAAAAAGACGGTAGAGACTAAAAACATTTAACAAAcaaatatttgaaagccattttaAGATTAAGACTACGTTACTTAAAATTTAAAACGTTAAAATATTGGCAAATATCTTTAATACTTAGTATATGCCTATATGATTAGGATTTATGTTCTCCtcattaataaaatttaattatttattaattttttttaatattaaatattaaatttaaaataattgtaCCATTGAGTTATGCatattttatatatacatattttttcatgttcatgaCGTCTCAATGAAatgttaataaataatatatttttcacTTGATTTCAATTATATGTatcttgatttttaatttaattattcattattttaattcaatttatctATTTACAAGGACCAACCTTAATTATTGTTCTAGAAATCAAGGTGAATAGGTTTTGGACATCAAATTATTTGCTATTATTTTTGGGTGTAGGTTTCAAATTGGTGAGTATGTTTCAAATTCATAGAAGGGTAAATTAGTTATATGAGCACAAAACTAAAATAGGACATTAGACATGAAGTTCAATTATATAagggggtaaaagcacaaagttgagtcacacttttataa from Cryptomeria japonica chromosome 3, Sugi_1.0, whole genome shotgun sequence harbors:
- the LOC131035937 gene encoding LOB domain-containing protein 11-like, coding for MADKMEHPSSSSSSPCASCKLLRRRCTESCVLAPFFPPNEPQRYIEAHRVFGASNIIKMLEGIAMEMRADAVNSMVYEAKARHRDPVYGCAGIVWNLHQQLTKLQAEKAILQAQLDGALTCTSIANQQLLKLQAENAILQAQLNGATTAAFIANENNKAELLKPQSETRDPL